A window of Cryptomeria japonica chromosome 3, Sugi_1.0, whole genome shotgun sequence contains these coding sequences:
- the LOC131072992 gene encoding uncharacterized protein LOC131072992 has product MGRRKSRNTHDFFLLDVAGIARESAAIFVQNLSVLTAIAVLLVSPVSAAILVCRALFSHTYIAHKLALRIRDSAHAAGFPNWRHTHLMYHKLSETLISFWFCFPVVITFSLLARAAVAHTVASIYAGGNRPSWKKLIQAIPRLWKGLVVTYIWAGVLVIGTHAVILVSVCAFLRLVCILGLGSKWEFGVVLGGGIVYSIVFAHVMIVCNLATIVCVMEECNYGIHAVFKALFLIGGKTRIALVMAVVVNLSWAFVERLFVYGVMPGGGGNMRWEAPLLVLMYSMVAVMDTVMNSVFYYTCKSSRLEDVCISSPYFPNSWQNILSCGSEQQDLKDKRSVETCFV; this is encoded by the coding sequence ATGGGTCGGAGAAAGAGCAGGAATACCCATGATTTCTTCCTGTTGGATGTGGCGGGAATCGCAAGAGAATCCGCAGCAATTTTTGTGCAGAATTTGTCTGTGTTGACAGCAATTGCAGTGCTGTTGGTATCCCCTGTTTCTGCTGCAATTCTTGTCTGCCGCGCCCTCTTTTCCCATACTTATATTGCCCACAAACTGGCACTACGAATTCGTGACTCTGCTCATGCAGCCGGATTCCCCAATTGGCGCCATACCCATCTGATGTATCACAAGCTTTCTGAGACATTGATTTCTTTCTGGTTCTGTTTTCCTGTTGTCATCACTTTTTCACTGCTTGCAAGGGCAGCAGTAGCCCACACAGTGGCTTCTATCTATGCAGGGGGCAATAGGCCTTCATGGAAAAAGCTCATTCAAGCAATACCCAGGTTGTGGAAAGGCCTGGTGGTGACTTATATATGGGCTGGTGTACTGGTAATTGGAACACATGCTGTGATTTTGGTGTCAGTGTGTGCATTTCTGAGATTGGTGTGCATTTTGGGCCTTGGTTCTAAATGGGAATTTGGGGTTGTTTTGGGAGGAGGGATTGTTTATTCCATTGTTTTTGCCCATGTCATGATTGTCTGCAATTTGGCCACAATTGTGTGTGTTATGGAAGAGTGCAATTATGGGATTCATGCTGTGTTTAAGGCCCTGTTTTTGATAGGAGGGAAGACCAGGATTGCTCTGGTTATGGCAGTGGTTGTAAACTTGAGTTGGGCATTTGTGGAAAGGTTGTTTGTGTATGGAGTGATGCCAGGCGGTGGTGGAAACATGAGATGGGAAGCCCCTCTGCTGGTTTTGATGTATTCCATGGTGGCTGTAATGGACACTGTAATGAACTCTGTGTTTTATTACACCTGCAAGTCATCTCGTCTGGAGGATGTTTGCATATCTTCTCCCTACTTTCCAAATTCATGGCAGAATATCTTATCTTGCGGTTCTGAGCAACAAGATCTCAAGGACAAAAGATCTGTTGAGACCtgttttgtttaa